Genomic DNA from Oncorhynchus mykiss isolate Arlee chromosome 2, USDA_OmykA_1.1, whole genome shotgun sequence:
CATACTTGTAGTTTCTGTATCTTTCTAATCCATAAGGTGGTGGTTAAGACACTTCTGAGAGACATTAAAGTGTGTTTGGTGAAGGAGGTGACGGATGTCAGGAAGGATGAAGACAACCATGGAGGCAGGACATACTGTTTAACATACTCCAGTCTActcccaacagtgcagtttaaatgGGTGATGGTTACTGGAACATTCATATTAATATTGGCAAGGACTATTGAATGAGAAATTACATTTGccattttttttctcccctcttATCATACCCATCTCTTCTCACTCTatccctcactctatccctcACTCTCAGGTTCTCCTCAGTTCTTTCCCTGTCCACACTGCACCATCTCctttactgactgttacttccTGGAGAACCACATCAAGACCAAACACCAGAAGCAGTACCTGGCCATGTTGAGAAGCCAAGTCTCAAAGAGTAAAAGAGTGTACGGCCCCACACACAGCTGTGCCCACTGTAGCTGCATGTTCCATACACCACGACAGCTAGACATCCACACCCGCCAGGCCCACCCCTCTGCCCGTCCCCAGAAACCTGCCCCTCCCCGGAGAACTGGCCGTCCCCACAGGGTACAGGAGAAATTCCACACCTGCCCACAGTGCTCCCGCAGATTCAAGTACCTGGGCAGCCTGCTGAAGCACTGCAAGAGTTTGCACAAAATGGCTGTTGTTCTCACCAATGGACACATCAGTTGCGCAGACTGTGAGAAGAGCTTTGAGAATTGCTGGGGCCTGGGGCCTCACCGGTGTCACGAACCAGAGGGCAATAAACCGAAGGACGCTAAACAGATGGTCATTAAGGAAGTCGGCTTCCAATGCTTAGATTGTGGCAAGATCCTCACTACTCCTACGAGCCTGAACAATCACATGCGCATCCACACTGGAGAAAAGCCTTTTGTCTGCAAAGAGTGTGGCAAGCGCTTCTCAGGTACAGGCGCTTACCATTATCACTTGTTAATACACAATGGGGTCATTCCATTCAAATGTCAGGACTGTGGGAAGGCTTTCAAGCAGAAGTACCTCCTCAGGAAGCACATGACTGTTCACTCTGGTGAGAGGAAGTACTCCTGCTCCCAATGCGACAGGCAGTTTGCATACAGGGAGAGTCTGAAGCTTCACCTGCGCACACACTCCGGGGCGAGACCTTTCAAATGTACTGTCTGTGGTAAAGACTTTGCTGACAAAGGTTATCTGAAGATGCATCTGAAGATCCACAACAACCAGAAAAACTACCATTGTGGGGTTTGTGGGCAGAAATTCATAAGGATTGGGGTGCTGAACGTACACCTGCGCTCACACACCGGTGAGAGGCCTTACCATTGCACAGTGTGTGACAAGCAGTTTGCCCGACTCGACCACCTGAAGAACCACCAGCGCACTCACACAGGTGAGAAACCATACACCTGTACCGAGTGCGGTAAAAGCTTCACTCAGTCTGGAGATCTAACCAAACACAAGCGCCTCCACACTGGGGAGAGGCCATTTGAATGTTCTGAATGCCACAAACGCTTTATCTGCTCTGCTTCTCTGACCCTGCACATGAGGACCCACACTCACCGTGACGTAAAGCCATACTCCTGCCAagagtgtgggaagagcttttaTGAACAGAGTCATGTGAACGGCCACATGAAAATCCACAAGGGGAAACGTTATTCCTGCCCCCACTGCTTTCTCAGCTTTGCTCGCAAGTCCAACCTCTCCAAACACCTGCTTAGACGTCATAAACCTAAATGATAATGATGTATATTAACATAACACCTTTTATGAAACTGTTACTCTTATGAATTAAATGGAGGGGAGTCTGATCTCTTTTGTCAGTGATCGATGTGTGACATCAAATTCTAACTAAATTTTGCCCCATGTTTATGATAATGCTGCAATGTTCTAACAATCCTCCAGTTGGGTCACAGTGAGCTCcatgtattgggacagtgacacgttTTGTTTCTCCtgcagcactttggatttgaaattatacaacGACTGAGGTTAAAGTTCAGACTccgc
This window encodes:
- the LOC110537766 gene encoding gastrula zinc finger protein XlCGF57.1 isoform X1; the protein is MKIKQRSKTTPLHKKTMGTKRHGNLGITQTEHDPQSGDDSTGRDEPDCTQALSKSTSSNHHSDSSTLHKDPVVVLTRLAEVVVKTLLRDIKVCLVKEVTDVRKDEDNHGGSPQFFPCPHCTISFTDCYFLENHIKTKHQKQYLAMLRSQVSKSKRVYGPTHSCAHCSCMFHTPRQLDIHTRQAHPSARPQKPAPPRRTGRPHRVQEKFHTCPQCSRRFKYLGSLLKHCKSLHKMAVVLTNGHISCADCEKSFENCWGLGPHRCHEPEGNKPKDAKQMVIKEVGFQCLDCGKILTTPTSLNNHMRIHTGEKPFVCKECGKRFSGTGAYHYHLLIHNGVIPFKCQDCGKAFKQKYLLRKHMTVHSGERKYSCSQCDRQFAYRESLKLHLRTHSGARPFKCTVCGKDFADKGYLKMHLKIHNNQKNYHCGVCGQKFIRIGVLNVHLRSHTGERPYHCTVCDKQFARLDHLKNHQRTHTGEKPYTCTECGKSFTQSGDLTKHKRLHTGERPFECSECHKRFICSASLTLHMRTHTHRDVKPYSCQECGKSFYEQSHVNGHMKIHKGKRYSCPHCFLSFARKSNLSKHLLRRHKPK
- the LOC110537766 gene encoding gastrula zinc finger protein XlCGF57.1 isoform X2 yields the protein MGSPQFFPCPHCTISFTDCYFLENHIKTKHQKQYLAMLRSQVSKSKRVYGPTHSCAHCSCMFHTPRQLDIHTRQAHPSARPQKPAPPRRTGRPHRVQEKFHTCPQCSRRFKYLGSLLKHCKSLHKMAVVLTNGHISCADCEKSFENCWGLGPHRCHEPEGNKPKDAKQMVIKEVGFQCLDCGKILTTPTSLNNHMRIHTGEKPFVCKECGKRFSGTGAYHYHLLIHNGVIPFKCQDCGKAFKQKYLLRKHMTVHSGERKYSCSQCDRQFAYRESLKLHLRTHSGARPFKCTVCGKDFADKGYLKMHLKIHNNQKNYHCGVCGQKFIRIGVLNVHLRSHTGERPYHCTVCDKQFARLDHLKNHQRTHTGEKPYTCTECGKSFTQSGDLTKHKRLHTGERPFECSECHKRFICSASLTLHMRTHTHRDVKPYSCQECGKSFYEQSHVNGHMKIHKGKRYSCPHCFLSFARKSNLSKHLLRRHKPK